In the genome of Fusarium fujikuroi IMI 58289 draft genome, chromosome FFUJ_chr02, one region contains:
- a CDS encoding related to ribosomal protein, producing the protein MSMAAPSTIRPLAGRIAQASSSKVSATTSRVAYFSTTTPQCKRKTKDNNPKRGVSSLYGSGPREPLSMSNIPLPKPRQIKPRIKVDPDHGLWGFFPAQGKALATPKETEEHGRAWSVEELRKKSWEDLHSLWWVCCRERNMLSTSRQELIRSKLGFGEREIDTRDEETQRAIKHVLTERYYTWQDAVGVAMSDPEINFEGIEGQVYTPSAYEDEVDVTEWTQPEAESEAAKQIDPVATEVQEAKIEKEVKKQ; encoded by the exons ATGTCAATGGCAGCTCCTAGTACGATACGGCCACTGGCCGGTCGGATTGCCCAggcctcatcatcaaaggtCTCCGCCACCACATCTCGAGTCGCCTACTTCTCCACGACCACACCACAATGCAAGCGAAAGACAAAAGACAATAACCCCAAGCGAGGTGTGAGTAGTCTGTACGGATCAGGACCTCGCGAGCCTCTGTCAATGTCAAACATCCCGCTACCGAAGCCACGACAGATCAAGCCCAGGATCAAGGTCGACCCTGATCATGGTCTGTGGGGATTCTTCCCAGCACAAGGAAAGGCATTGGCAACACCCAAGGAGACTGAGGAGCATGGACGTGCATGGTCTGTTGAGGAGCTGCGAAAGAAGTCGTGGGAAGATCTACACTCTTTGTGGTGGGTGTGTTGCCGAGAGAGGAACATGCTATCTACATCAAGGCAAGAGCTCATTCGATCCAAGCTGGGATTCGGTGAGCGAGAGATTGATACTCGAGATGAGGAG ACACAGCGAGCCATCAAGCACGTCTTGACGGAACGATATTACACATGGCAAGACGCCGTCGGTGTCGCCATGAGCGACCCCGAGATCAACTTCGAGGGCATTGAAGGCCAAGTCTACACACCGTCGGCATatgaagatgaggttgatgttaCTGAGTGGACACAACCTGAGGCTGAGTCAGAGGCGGCCAAGCAGATTGATCCTGTCGCCACAGAAGTACaggaggccaagattgagaaggAGGTGAAGAAACAATAA